A stretch of the Staphylococcus sp. NRL 16/872 genome encodes the following:
- a CDS encoding amino acid permease, whose product MSKVENQDGGIKRGLKDRHISMIAMGGCIGTGLFMTSGGAIHDAGALGALIAYAIIGAMVFFLMTSLGEMATYLPVSGSFSTYATRFVDPSLGFALGWNYWFNWVITVAADVTIAAQVIQYWTPMAGIPAWVWSCIFLVIIFALNSLSVRVYGESEYWFALIKVVTVIIFIIIGLLTILGIMGGKFVGFETFTKGDGPILGGNLGGSLLSILGVFLVAGFSFQGTELIGITAGESENPERAVPKAIKQVFWRILLFYILAIFVIGMLIPYDSNALMGGDDSIATSPFTLVFKNAGLAFAASFMNAVILTSVLSAGNSGMYASTRMLYSMSKDKLAFDTFGKTNKYGVPYLALIATGVLVIVIFLVQKLSGGAYEYIVAASGMTGFIAWVGIAISHYRFRRAFDKQHHHKSELKYKAKWFPFGPIFAGILCVIVIIGQDVDFIKTGHFDLNRFVITYMGIPVFLAFYIYHKIRYKTKLIPLDKVDLRQDVKMDDIKHH is encoded by the coding sequence ATGAGTAAAGTCGAAAATCAAGACGGTGGTATCAAACGTGGTTTGAAAGATCGTCATATATCCATGATAGCAATGGGAGGATGCATAGGGACAGGTTTATTCATGACCTCCGGTGGCGCTATTCATGATGCAGGCGCACTCGGTGCATTAATCGCTTATGCTATTATTGGTGCTATGGTATTCTTCTTAATGACTTCATTAGGTGAGATGGCAACGTATTTACCTGTATCTGGTTCCTTCAGTACATATGCTACACGATTTGTAGATCCTTCATTAGGATTTGCTTTAGGTTGGAACTATTGGTTTAACTGGGTAATTACAGTAGCAGCTGATGTTACAATAGCTGCACAAGTCATTCAATATTGGACACCTATGGCTGGTATTCCAGCATGGGTATGGAGTTGTATCTTTTTAGTTATTATTTTTGCTCTTAACTCTTTATCAGTAAGAGTTTATGGTGAAAGTGAATATTGGTTTGCATTAATTAAAGTAGTAACAGTTATTATATTTATCATTATAGGATTATTAACTATATTAGGAATTATGGGTGGTAAGTTTGTTGGATTTGAAACATTCACTAAAGGTGATGGTCCAATCTTAGGAGGAAACCTAGGAGGTAGTTTATTATCAATTCTAGGCGTATTCTTAGTTGCAGGTTTCTCTTTCCAAGGTACTGAATTAATCGGTATCACTGCTGGTGAATCTGAGAATCCAGAACGTGCTGTCCCTAAGGCGATTAAACAAGTATTCTGGAGAATTTTATTATTCTATATCTTAGCCATTTTTGTGATAGGTATGCTAATTCCTTATGATAGCAATGCTTTAATGGGTGGAGATGATAGTATTGCAACTTCTCCATTTACACTTGTATTTAAAAATGCTGGTTTAGCTTTTGCCGCTTCATTCATGAACGCAGTTATTTTAACTTCAGTATTATCTGCTGGTAACTCAGGAATGTACGCTTCAACACGTATGTTATATTCAATGAGTAAAGATAAATTAGCATTTGATACATTTGGCAAAACGAATAAATACGGTGTACCTTATCTAGCATTAATTGCTACAGGTGTTTTAGTTATTGTTATTTTCTTAGTTCAAAAACTTAGTGGCGGTGCATATGAATACATCGTTGCAGCAAGTGGTATGACTGGATTTATTGCATGGGTTGGTATTGCAATCAGTCATTATAGATTTAGAAGAGCCTTTGATAAACAACATCACCATAAGAGCGAATTAAAATATAAAGCTAAATGGTTCCCATTTGGTCCAATATTTGCAGGAATTTTATGTGTGATTGTTATTATAGGACAAGACGTAGATTTCATTAAAACAGGGCACTTTGATTTAAATCGCTTTGTTATTACTTACATGGGTATTCCAGTATTCTTAGCATTTTATATCTACCATAAAATTAGATATAAAACTAAATTAATACCACTTGATAAAGTAGATTTACGTCAAGATGTTAAAATGGATGATATTAAACATCATTAA
- the infC gene encoding translation initiation factor IF-3, which translates to MSTIAKDQTQVNEKIRAKELRVIGQNGDQIGVKSKREALEMAERVELDLVVVAPNAKPPVARIMDYGKYKFEQQKKEKEMKKKQKVINVKEIRLSPTIEEHDFQTKLKNGRKFLTKGDKCKVSIRFRGRAITHKEIGQRVLEKFADECKDIATVEQKPKMEGRQMFIMLAPVNEK; encoded by the coding sequence GTGTCAACCATAGCAAAAGATCAAACGCAAGTTAACGAAAAAATTCGTGCAAAAGAATTACGTGTAATTGGCCAAAATGGAGACCAAATCGGTGTTAAATCTAAACGTGAAGCTTTAGAAATGGCTGAACGTGTAGAATTAGACCTAGTTGTTGTAGCTCCAAATGCTAAACCACCTGTTGCAAGAATTATGGATTACGGTAAATACAAATTCGAACAACAGAAAAAAGAAAAAGAAATGAAAAAGAAACAAAAAGTTATCAATGTTAAAGAAATTCGTTTAAGTCCGACAATTGAGGAACACGATTTCCAAACTAAATTGAAAAATGGACGTAAATTCTTAACTAAAGGCGATAAATGTAAAGTTTCTATTCGTTTCAGAGGTCGTGCGATTACGCATAAAGAAATTGGTCAACGTGTATTAGAAAAATTTGCTGACGAATGTAAAGATATTGCAACTGTTGAACAAAAACCTAAAATGGAAGGGCGTCAAATGTTTATCATGTTAGCGCCTGTAAACGAAAAATAA
- the rpmI gene encoding 50S ribosomal protein L35 translates to MPKMKTHRGAAKRVKRTGSGQLKRSRAFTSHLFANKNTKQKRKLRKAKLVSKSDMKRVKQLLAYKK, encoded by the coding sequence ATGCCAAAAATGAAAACTCACCGTGGAGCAGCTAAACGTGTTAAAAGAACTGGTTCAGGTCAATTAAAACGTTCAAGAGCTTTCACATCTCACTTATTCGCAAACAAAAACACTAAACAAAAACGTAAATTACGTAAAGCTAAATTAGTTTCTAAAAGCGATATGAAACGCGTAAAACAATTATTAGCATACAAAAAATAA
- the rplT gene encoding 50S ribosomal protein L20, producing the protein MPRVKGGTVTRARRKKTIKLAKGYFGSKHTLYKVAKQQVMKSGQYAFRDRRQRKRDFRKLWITRINAAARKHDISYSRLMNGLKKADININRKMLSEVAISDDKAFAELVSKAKEALK; encoded by the coding sequence ATGCCACGAGTTAAAGGTGGAACAGTAACAAGAGCCCGTCGTAAAAAAACTATTAAATTAGCTAAAGGTTACTTCGGTTCAAAACACACATTATATAAAGTAGCAAAACAACAAGTTATGAAATCAGGTCAATATGCATTCCGTGACCGTCGTCAACGTAAACGTGACTTCCGTAAATTATGGATTACACGTATCAATGCAGCTGCACGTAAACATGATATCAGCTATTCAAGATTAATGAACGGTTTGAAAAAAGCTGACATCAACATCAACCGTAAAATGCTTTCTGAAGTAGCTATTTCAGACGATAAAGCATTTGCTGAATTAGTATCAAAAGCTAAAGAAGCTTTAAAATAA
- a CDS encoding NUDIX domain-containing protein, which produces MSKYDEQIIVVPRKIIFEDETNTFNGFLPKNDTQGESIFNSLTHYEVKRRGDMEEDPSYKQLISYCLLENENNELLVYKRLSGGGEERLHGQSSIGVGGHMNDVVGAQSINEVLRVNAQRELEEEVGLSEQHSQNMDYIGFINDDTNEVGKVHIGVVFKIKVNSQDIEVKETDTLKIEWVEQGKIEDYDNFETWSALILKDL; this is translated from the coding sequence ATGTCTAAATACGATGAACAAATTATAGTAGTCCCTAGAAAGATAATTTTCGAAGATGAAACAAATACATTCAATGGCTTTTTACCAAAAAATGATACACAAGGAGAAAGTATTTTTAATTCCTTAACACATTATGAAGTGAAACGTCGTGGAGATATGGAAGAAGATCCTTCATATAAACAATTAATTTCTTATTGTTTGCTTGAAAATGAAAATAATGAATTACTTGTTTATAAACGTTTAAGTGGCGGAGGAGAAGAACGTTTACACGGGCAATCTTCAATAGGCGTAGGAGGCCATATGAATGATGTAGTAGGCGCACAATCTATTAATGAAGTTTTACGTGTTAATGCACAACGTGAATTAGAAGAAGAGGTTGGCTTATCAGAACAACATTCTCAAAATATGGATTATATAGGCTTTATCAATGATGATACTAATGAAGTTGGTAAAGTTCACATTGGTGTAGTTTTTAAAATTAAAGTTAATTCTCAAGATATAGAAGTTAAAGAAACAGATACATTAAAAATTGAATGGGTTGAACAAGGAAAAATTGAAGACTATGATAACTTCGAAACTTGGAGTGCATTAATTTTAAAAGATTTATAA